In Flammeovirgaceae bacterium 311, one DNA window encodes the following:
- a CDS encoding peptidase s8 and s53 subtilisin kexin sedolisin (COG1404 Subtilisin-like serine proteases): protein MTTYQRLLLFLLLMLPLFSWAQKPKKAEYEAGTIVFKLKSAPASTYNNRYDTSAMPDEIAEKLKKKVGALTVAQPFAAVKNAKNPKNVQRQVSSALDGIFKMQLPEGLSVEEVIEILKQDPDIQYAEPYYLPQLLDVPNDPNYIHQSQLQIVKAAQAWDIQKGSRDVVIAIIDTGVDYLHPDLVDNLYLNEKDPVDGIDNDGDGFIDNYYGWDFANYDNNPMADGSSHGTVVAGSCAATTNNGIGVAGSGYNSRFMPIKVFTTKGSRFVNGYEAIVYAANMGCKIINLSWGADSAPSEYVQDIIRYAVLEKDAVVVAAAGNTHANLDFYPASYNYVLSVSGSNSTDDKDKDATWSRYVDLLSPMINHSTENGNRYVTTGGTSFAAPTVSGAAALVRAKYPELTALQVIERLRRTTDDVYANGKNAAYVERLGTGRLNMFSALQAEAGPSVRMDKFEYNNGYGKYAFHKDTVRFIMDFTNYLDPTSDVEVKLISESPYATVLKDKVTLGSLNTLQTATNTKNPFQVYLHPDLPALTFLTFKLEFTNNKGYKDYQYFQLRSSGLYIDFKVDDLTLTVASNGNLGYNYDYNLQGLGLRYQNAPLAHNMGLVIAQNPKAVANNAIYYTLPAVRDQDFRTKDRLRLYNNSPASVDARSSFEVIVKDSTRLNLLVDQRILGWSDPSRDASVVIEYRVINRADTAYKNLHVALFADFNLGDFFMNRAGLGIDQKLGYTYDAATGRYAGIALLSDQQLLYHAVDLSTRNSNTAEIDEYISRRQKFNFISKGISKEEAGVYGSGNDVAKFLGGTIGELAAKSSEKVVFAMVTSSSLEGLEKAVEKAREQYLAYRKTPPLIARVQTCTGVQTQISPKEGNQFRYFSDVEATKAIAEGETFTFEPLSKDTTIYAVNINDVWASDIERIEVLVSRPEANFSMSADTLYLNNGETESILFTDISPKAKEWEWDFGNGSVSNEASATVQYTTEGTYLVEMKITTEAGCVNTIQQKVVVIRKEDVPNIPAIQVCMNESALLADTEGRLINVYNDAEKKQLLYSGNQFTTSVLTTNRQYYVSAGTGLQESKALPVLVQVYSANLLISHQQLTDTDSQYAVKLTAQLESDASPTHIQWYAENNLIGEGEHIIYAYDAKTTAPTLQVVVAFSNGCSQQFSQQLQLVASAKPVVLNVVTCKGAMAVLEPKQEGIYYFYADAQLQELLVKGRTYTVPALTASQTFYVTNLQGGLESEAVSVNVNAPEGFATFEAAENQQAHTAHSPVKFKNTSQQLTIGWEWNFGDGHTSTRENPEHTYLAPGSYTVSLTATSIFGCTETTEQVVVIEAPNGLVDATNRLQLYPNPTEGTVHLQMPENMQPNASIVIFSASGKQLLQQQASAGTAELNLEAYPKGMYLIRLINGRQVWQNRVVLQ, encoded by the coding sequence ATGACTACTTACCAAAGATTACTCCTTTTTTTACTGCTGATGCTGCCGCTGTTCAGCTGGGCCCAGAAGCCTAAAAAAGCTGAATATGAAGCTGGAACAATTGTTTTCAAATTAAAGTCTGCTCCAGCCTCAACGTATAATAACCGTTACGATACTTCTGCAATGCCAGACGAAATTGCAGAAAAACTTAAGAAAAAAGTAGGCGCCCTTACAGTTGCTCAGCCTTTTGCTGCGGTTAAAAATGCGAAAAATCCGAAAAATGTACAAAGGCAAGTTTCATCTGCTCTGGATGGCATTTTTAAAATGCAACTGCCCGAAGGCCTAAGTGTTGAAGAAGTAATTGAAATTCTGAAGCAGGATCCCGATATACAATATGCGGAACCCTACTACCTGCCACAGTTACTGGATGTTCCCAATGATCCTAATTATATCCACCAATCCCAACTTCAAATTGTAAAAGCAGCACAAGCCTGGGATATTCAAAAAGGCAGCAGAGATGTAGTGATTGCTATTATCGATACTGGTGTTGATTATTTACATCCCGATCTGGTAGACAACTTATATCTTAACGAAAAGGATCCTGTTGATGGTATAGATAACGATGGAGATGGCTTTATTGACAATTACTATGGCTGGGACTTTGCCAACTATGACAATAATCCAATGGCCGATGGCAGCTCTCATGGTACCGTAGTGGCCGGCTCCTGTGCAGCAACTACTAATAACGGAATTGGGGTGGCCGGTTCGGGCTACAACAGCCGCTTTATGCCCATCAAAGTATTTACCACCAAAGGCAGCCGGTTTGTAAATGGATATGAGGCCATTGTTTATGCAGCTAACATGGGCTGCAAAATCATTAACTTAAGCTGGGGTGCAGATAGCGCACCTTCTGAATATGTACAGGATATCATCCGCTATGCGGTACTGGAAAAAGATGCAGTAGTGGTTGCCGCTGCAGGCAACACACACGCCAATCTCGACTTCTACCCTGCCTCTTATAATTACGTATTGTCTGTTTCTGGCAGTAACAGCACCGATGATAAAGATAAAGATGCTACCTGGAGCCGTTATGTGGATTTGCTATCACCCATGATCAACCATTCCACTGAAAATGGTAACCGCTATGTTACCACCGGGGGCACCTCATTTGCTGCTCCAACTGTTTCGGGTGCAGCGGCGCTGGTACGGGCTAAATACCCGGAGCTAACTGCCTTACAGGTAATTGAGCGTTTACGCAGAACCACAGATGATGTTTATGCCAATGGCAAAAATGCAGCTTATGTGGAACGGCTTGGCACCGGCAGACTGAACATGTTCTCTGCACTTCAGGCAGAAGCTGGCCCTTCTGTACGCATGGATAAGTTTGAATACAACAATGGCTATGGCAAATATGCATTCCATAAAGACACCGTTCGTTTTATCATGGATTTTACCAACTACCTGGATCCCACATCAGATGTAGAGGTAAAGTTAATCTCAGAATCTCCCTACGCCACTGTGCTGAAAGACAAGGTGACATTAGGGTCTTTGAATACGCTGCAAACTGCTACAAATACAAAAAATCCTTTCCAGGTATATCTACATCCAGATCTGCCTGCTTTAACCTTCCTGACCTTTAAACTGGAGTTTACTAATAACAAAGGCTACAAAGATTATCAATATTTTCAGTTACGGTCCAGTGGCCTGTATATTGACTTTAAAGTTGATGACCTTACCCTTACCGTTGCCTCCAATGGTAACCTGGGCTACAACTATGATTATAACCTTCAGGGCCTGGGGCTGCGTTACCAGAATGCTCCTCTGGCGCATAACATGGGGCTTGTAATTGCTCAAAACCCTAAAGCAGTTGCCAATAATGCAATATACTACACCCTGCCTGCAGTGAGAGATCAGGACTTCAGAACAAAAGACCGCTTAAGACTTTACAACAACTCTCCGGCAAGTGTAGATGCTCGCTCTAGTTTTGAAGTGATCGTGAAAGACAGCACCAGGCTGAACCTCCTGGTAGACCAGCGAATCCTGGGCTGGAGCGATCCTTCCAGAGATGCGTCAGTGGTGATAGAATATCGCGTTATTAACCGGGCAGATACTGCCTATAAAAATCTGCACGTAGCACTGTTTGCCGACTTTAACCTGGGTGACTTTTTCATGAACAGAGCCGGTCTGGGTATTGATCAAAAACTTGGTTATACCTACGATGCAGCAACAGGAAGGTATGCGGGCATAGCGCTCCTCTCTGATCAGCAGCTCCTTTACCACGCTGTGGATCTGAGCACCCGTAACAGCAACACAGCAGAGATTGATGAGTATATCAGCCGCAGGCAAAAGTTTAATTTTATCAGCAAGGGAATCAGCAAGGAAGAAGCCGGGGTCTATGGCAGCGGAAACGATGTTGCCAAGTTTTTGGGGGGCACCATCGGAGAATTAGCCGCCAAAAGTTCAGAGAAAGTAGTATTTGCTATGGTTACCTCCTCCAGCCTGGAAGGACTGGAAAAAGCGGTAGAAAAAGCTCGTGAGCAATACTTAGCCTATAGAAAAACACCACCCCTCATTGCCAGGGTTCAAACCTGCACAGGTGTGCAAACACAAATATCTCCCAAAGAAGGCAATCAGTTCCGCTATTTCTCTGATGTTGAGGCAACGAAGGCTATAGCAGAAGGTGAAACTTTTACATTTGAGCCTCTCTCTAAGGATACCACCATCTATGCCGTGAATATTAATGATGTCTGGGCAAGCGATATTGAAAGAATCGAGGTGCTGGTAAGCAGACCCGAAGCAAACTTCAGTATGTCGGCAGATACCCTGTACCTGAACAACGGCGAGACTGAGTCTATTCTCTTTACTGACATTAGCCCAAAGGCAAAAGAATGGGAATGGGATTTTGGCAACGGCTCTGTGAGCAACGAAGCTTCTGCCACTGTGCAATACACTACTGAAGGTACCTACCTGGTAGAAATGAAGATAACTACTGAAGCAGGCTGTGTCAATACCATCCAACAGAAAGTGGTGGTGATTCGCAAAGAAGACGTGCCCAACATACCGGCAATTCAGGTGTGTATGAACGAAAGCGCGTTATTAGCCGATACTGAAGGTCGTTTGATTAATGTATACAATGATGCGGAGAAAAAGCAATTGCTTTATTCTGGCAACCAGTTCACTACATCAGTGTTAACAACCAACAGGCAATACTATGTTTCTGCTGGCACAGGTTTACAGGAGAGCAAAGCATTACCTGTTCTGGTGCAGGTGTATAGTGCAAACCTGCTCATTTCGCATCAGCAGCTAACAGATACTGACAGCCAGTACGCTGTGAAGCTAACAGCTCAGCTGGAATCAGATGCATCGCCAACCCATATTCAGTGGTATGCAGAGAATAACCTGATTGGAGAAGGCGAACACATTATTTATGCCTACGATGCAAAAACTACCGCTCCCACCCTGCAGGTTGTGGTGGCATTCAGCAATGGATGCAGCCAACAGTTCTCACAGCAGCTTCAATTAGTAGCATCCGCTAAACCAGTCGTATTGAATGTGGTTACCTGCAAAGGAGCAATGGCGGTTCTGGAACCTAAGCAGGAGGGTATTTATTATTTCTATGCCGATGCCCAACTGCAAGAACTTTTGGTTAAAGGACGTACTTACACAGTGCCCGCTCTTACTGCCTCACAAACTTTTTACGTGACCAACCTCCAAGGAGGTCTGGAAAGCGAAGCGGTAAGTGTTAATGTAAATGCACCGGAAGGTTTTGCTACCTTTGAGGCAGCGGAAAATCAGCAGGCACACACAGCCCACAGCCCTGTAAAATTCAAAAACACCAGCCAGCAGCTTACCATTGGCTGGGAATGGAACTTTGGCGATGGCCATACAAGCACAAGAGAGAACCCGGAGCATACCTACCTGGCCCCGGGAAGCTATACGGTAAGCCTGACTGCAACAAGTATTTTCGGTTGTACTGAAACAACAGAGCAGGTGGTGGTGATCGAAGCTCCCAATGGACTTGTTGACGCTACAAACCGCCTGCAGCTATATCCCAACCCAACAGAAGGTACCGTACACCTGCAAATGCCGGAAAATATGCAGCCAAATGCCAGTATTGTAATCTTCAGTGCCTCCGGTAAACAGCTTCTGCAGCAGCAGGCCTCTGCCGGCACCGCAGAGCTAAACCTGGAAGCTTATCCTAAAGGAATGTACCTGATCCGGCTGATCAACGGCCGGCAGGTATGGCAGAACCGGGTGGTATTACAGTAA
- a CDS encoding dethiobiotin synthetase (COG0132 Dethiobiotin synthetase), with amino-acid sequence MNRYFVTAIGTDSGKTVVSAVLCSALGADYWKPIQSGAPADAETVRALCPGVVVHPEAYRFSMPASPHAAASAEGKRIVPELIQLPLTSNSLVIEGAGGCLVPLNDQQFMIDLQPRFGAQLVLVANLYLGSINHTLLTWHLLQQRGYPVAGIIFNGLANPESERIILHHTGYRKLLHLQPHSTLTPSIIDHYATELRQQLS; translated from the coding sequence ATGAACAGATATTTTGTAACAGCCATAGGTACCGATAGCGGTAAAACAGTAGTGAGTGCTGTTTTATGCAGCGCATTAGGTGCCGATTACTGGAAACCTATTCAAAGCGGCGCACCAGCCGATGCTGAAACGGTTCGGGCACTGTGTCCGGGGGTGGTGGTTCATCCTGAAGCCTATAGGTTCAGCATGCCTGCATCGCCGCATGCAGCCGCCAGCGCAGAGGGAAAGAGGATTGTTCCGGAATTGATACAGCTACCCCTTACCAGCAACAGCCTGGTAATTGAAGGTGCCGGCGGTTGTCTGGTGCCCCTGAATGACCAGCAGTTTATGATCGACCTGCAGCCCCGCTTTGGGGCACAGCTGGTGCTGGTTGCTAATTTATACCTGGGGAGCATTAACCATACCCTGTTAACCTGGCACCTGCTGCAGCAAAGAGGATATCCGGTTGCAGGTATTATTTTTAACGGGCTTGCCAATCCGGAGAGTGAGAGGATTATTCTGCACCACACAGGTTACAGGAAATTATTGCACCTGCAGCCCCACAGTACGCTCACGCCATCCATAATTGATCATTATGCAACAGAACTCAGACAACAACTCAGCTGA
- a CDS encoding protein serine/threonine phosphatase (COG0457 FOG: TPR repeat) yields the protein MCLPYWLGATPVDSLQLAFSKATNDSVRLHLLNELTHHTADQNPHLSIEYAHQTIHLAEKLNSTSIKREGIHILGLNHYRLGNYDKTLEYFRQVLRMFEEEHDIKGIARLHNNIGIIYDELNQYEKALSYYHKALEVKRLLGDSSEVASTLSNIGFAYQKMGLPDKAYAYLMQALSIDQSIGNSNGLIYTYENLGRLYDGLNKADSALYFYNKSLSLLEGTGSQYELAAVLQSIGYVYLKQKSTAEARKAFEQAIEQAEKVKAKKVVKDCYKGIAEAYRQEKNWMLAYEYFKEYEDLKDSIFSEENFQKISDIESNYQIQQREKEIELLRKDARIQELNLSRNEMVSYYLYSGLFLFFLMILFLYQQYKTKNNSNTLLKRRNNEIAFRNAEITDSIRYAKTIQEALLPQESVLKQIFPESFLYCEARDILNGDFFWIHEQDDFVVWAVVDCTGHGVPGALMTVLAQNLLSQIVTSKNKIEPAEILAELHISLRHNMQKGLQEELPHGMDLGICLYGRSSGQLMYAGARRPLYVLEDNELKVYQTSNPTVGNTYAQVTDFRQLTLHPKAGSCVYIFTDGITDQFGGPQNKKFLHNRLQELVRSMKGKSMKEQKDILTRGIQDWRQQEEQTDDNLMLGICLPGPADAQ from the coding sequence ATGTGCTTGCCGTACTGGCTGGGAGCTACTCCTGTGGATAGCCTACAGCTGGCGTTTAGCAAAGCTACCAATGACAGTGTACGCCTCCACCTTCTCAATGAATTAACCCATCATACGGCAGATCAGAACCCGCACCTCTCCATTGAATATGCACACCAGACCATTCATCTGGCCGAAAAACTTAACAGTACTTCCATAAAAAGAGAGGGAATTCATATTCTTGGCCTGAACCACTACCGGCTTGGCAATTACGACAAAACGCTGGAGTATTTCAGACAGGTGCTCCGGATGTTTGAAGAAGAACACGATATCAAAGGCATTGCGCGGCTGCACAACAACATAGGCATTATCTATGATGAACTAAACCAGTACGAAAAAGCACTTTCATATTATCACAAGGCCCTGGAAGTAAAACGCCTGCTGGGCGATAGCAGCGAAGTTGCCAGCACCCTCAGCAATATTGGCTTCGCCTATCAGAAAATGGGTTTGCCCGATAAAGCCTATGCTTATCTGATGCAGGCACTCAGCATTGACCAAAGCATTGGGAACAGCAATGGGCTTATTTATACCTATGAAAATCTTGGCCGCCTTTACGATGGCTTGAACAAGGCAGACTCTGCGCTTTATTTTTATAACAAGAGCCTAAGCCTGCTGGAGGGAACCGGCAGCCAGTATGAGCTTGCAGCGGTACTGCAAAGTATCGGTTACGTATACCTGAAGCAGAAATCAACCGCAGAGGCACGCAAAGCATTTGAGCAGGCAATTGAGCAGGCAGAAAAGGTAAAAGCTAAAAAAGTTGTAAAAGACTGTTACAAAGGAATTGCCGAAGCCTACCGACAGGAAAAAAACTGGATGCTCGCTTATGAGTATTTTAAGGAGTACGAAGATCTGAAGGATTCTATATTCAGCGAAGAAAATTTTCAGAAAATAAGCGATATAGAATCTAACTACCAGATTCAGCAAAGAGAAAAAGAAATAGAATTATTGCGGAAAGACGCCCGTATTCAGGAGCTTAACCTTTCCAGAAACGAAATGGTAAGCTATTACCTGTACAGCGGCCTCTTCCTGTTCTTTCTGATGATCCTGTTTCTTTACCAGCAGTATAAAACCAAAAACAACAGCAATACACTTCTTAAAAGGCGCAATAATGAAATTGCTTTCCGCAATGCAGAAATTACAGACAGCATCCGTTATGCCAAAACCATACAGGAAGCCTTGCTGCCACAGGAATCGGTTCTGAAACAGATCTTCCCTGAGTCTTTTCTGTACTGCGAGGCCAGAGATATTCTGAATGGTGATTTTTTCTGGATCCATGAGCAGGATGACTTTGTGGTATGGGCTGTGGTAGACTGTACCGGCCATGGAGTTCCCGGAGCGCTGATGACGGTACTTGCCCAAAACCTCTTAAGCCAGATAGTTACTTCTAAAAATAAGATTGAGCCTGCAGAGATACTGGCAGAATTACACATCAGCCTGCGTCATAATATGCAAAAAGGGCTGCAGGAAGAGCTTCCGCATGGCATGGACCTGGGCATATGCCTGTATGGCCGCAGCAGTGGTCAATTGATGTATGCCGGTGCCCGCAGGCCGCTATATGTGCTGGAAGATAATGAGCTGAAAGTATATCAAACCTCAAATCCTACTGTAGGGAATACCTATGCGCAGGTTACTGATTTCCGCCAACTCACCTTACATCCGAAAGCCGGTAGCTGTGTGTATATTTTTACAGATGGCATAACAGATCAGTTTGGGGGACCTCAAAACAAAAAATTCCTGCACAACCGCCTGCAGGAGCTCGTCAGGTCTATGAAGGGTAAAAGCATGAAAGAACAGAAGGATATCCTTACCCGCGGCATTCAGGACTGGCGCCAACAGGAGGAACAAACCGATGATAACCTGATGCTGGGCATATGCCTTCCGGGTCCGGCTGATGCTCAGTAA
- a CDS encoding competence/damage-inducible protein CinA (COG1058 Predicted nucleotide-utilizing enzyme related to molybdopterin-biosynthesis enzyme MoeA): protein MNLPLAEIITIGDEILYGQITDTNFQWISQQLGLAGFKVVRKTSVGDIREEILSAFAEAEKRADAIIITGGLGPTADDLTRPVMAEYFGTSLSMHAATLEHIRQLFDKRGFNFTERNQLQAMLPESCTPITNNWGTAAGMWFEREGKIFISMPGVPHEMKNMMEHSILPLLKQYFKTQVLHHRTIKTSGIGESWLADEVKEWEEALPQHIKLAYLPHLGMVDLRLTATGTRLETLEQEAEEQIKKVLPRIGRYVYGYDTDTLPFAIGNKLKEKKLTIATAESCSTGFIAYSLASVPGSSAYYQGSIIAYQNRLKTKLLQVAEETLQTYGAVSEETVREMASGVREQLNTDIGISASGIAGPTGGTPDKPVGLIWIAVAGPASTRTKKLQLTQDRDLNIRYTAAYLLTLLWQTLNEID from the coding sequence ATGAATTTGCCACTTGCAGAGATAATCACCATCGGAGACGAAATCCTGTATGGCCAGATTACAGACACTAACTTCCAGTGGATCAGCCAACAACTGGGGCTTGCAGGCTTTAAAGTAGTCAGAAAAACTTCTGTGGGTGATATACGGGAAGAAATCCTGTCAGCTTTTGCCGAGGCAGAAAAAAGAGCAGATGCCATTATAATTACCGGCGGCCTTGGACCTACTGCCGATGACCTTACCCGCCCGGTGATGGCTGAGTATTTTGGCACAAGTTTAAGCATGCATGCAGCAACCCTGGAGCACATTCGGCAGCTGTTTGATAAAAGAGGCTTTAACTTCACAGAACGCAACCAGTTGCAGGCCATGCTCCCGGAAAGCTGCACCCCTATTACCAACAACTGGGGCACTGCTGCAGGCATGTGGTTTGAGCGGGAGGGAAAAATATTTATTTCAATGCCTGGTGTGCCGCATGAAATGAAAAACATGATGGAGCACAGCATACTGCCCCTGCTGAAGCAATATTTCAAAACACAGGTGCTCCACCACCGCACCATCAAAACATCTGGCATAGGCGAATCCTGGCTGGCCGATGAAGTAAAAGAGTGGGAAGAAGCGCTGCCGCAGCACATAAAGCTTGCTTACCTGCCCCACCTGGGCATGGTAGACCTGCGCCTTACCGCCACCGGTACCCGGCTGGAGACACTAGAGCAGGAAGCAGAGGAGCAGATCAAAAAAGTGCTGCCGCGAATTGGCAGGTATGTGTATGGCTACGATACCGACACCCTCCCTTTTGCCATTGGCAATAAATTAAAAGAGAAAAAACTTACCATTGCTACGGCCGAAAGCTGTTCTACAGGTTTTATTGCTTACTCACTAGCTTCGGTGCCCGGTAGCTCTGCTTATTACCAGGGCAGCATTATTGCCTACCAGAACAGGCTAAAGACTAAGCTGTTACAGGTAGCAGAGGAAACCCTCCAAACCTATGGTGCTGTGAGTGAAGAGACCGTTCGGGAAATGGCCAGTGGGGTTAGGGAGCAATTAAATACAGATATCGGTATTTCTGCCAGCGGCATTGCCGGACCAACAGGAGGAACGCCGGATAAGCCCGTGGGCCTGATATGGATAGCAGTGGCAGGGCCTGCCAGTACACGTACTAAAAAGCTTCAGCTTACCCAGGACAGAGACCTGAACATACGTTATACAGCCGCTTATTTACTAACACTATTGTGGCAAACTTTAAACGAAATCGATTGA
- a CDS encoding adenosylmethionine-8-amino-7-oxononanoate aminotransferase (COG0161 Adenosylmethionine-8-amino-7-oxononanoate aminotransferase) — MIIMQQNSDNNSADLQKRDQDHIWHPFSSLVPVPSMPVLPVVKGEGVWLFTDDGRKILDGISSWWVNLHGHANPHIAGAIAKQAQILEQVIFAGFTHPGAVKLAEQLLPLLPGKQQLLFYSDNGSTSVEVALKMALQYWYNQQQPRSRIIAIEGAYHGDTFGAMAVGERGGFNRPFEEHLFKVDFIPFPQNGKEAETIVTFKALLKEGDTAAFIFEPLVQGSAGMRMYQPEVLDKLMALAHAAGVLCIADEVMTGFGRTGKLFACHYLQEAPDLICMSKGITGGFMPLGVTACTEAVASVFREADPGKTFYHGHSYTANPLACAAALASLELILAEACTAQLRMIAEQHRLFAEKAGNHVAVKEIRYRGTLLAIELKTAEGTSYHNSRRNRLYQYFLEKDILLRPLGNVLYLMPPYVISKDELHCVYSAIEELLAVWLEW, encoded by the coding sequence TTGATCATTATGCAACAGAACTCAGACAACAACTCAGCTGATCTTCAAAAGAGGGATCAGGATCATATCTGGCATCCCTTCAGCTCCCTGGTGCCGGTGCCGTCCATGCCGGTACTGCCGGTTGTAAAAGGGGAGGGCGTTTGGCTCTTTACGGATGACGGCAGGAAAATTCTGGATGGCATCTCCTCCTGGTGGGTAAACCTGCACGGGCATGCAAACCCCCATATCGCCGGTGCTATTGCAAAACAGGCTCAAATCCTGGAGCAGGTTATTTTTGCCGGATTCACCCACCCCGGTGCCGTTAAGCTGGCAGAACAGCTGCTGCCGCTGCTCCCGGGAAAGCAGCAACTGCTATTCTATAGCGATAATGGCAGCACCTCGGTAGAGGTGGCCCTAAAAATGGCATTGCAGTACTGGTATAACCAGCAGCAGCCCCGTTCCAGGATAATAGCCATTGAGGGGGCCTACCATGGCGATACTTTTGGTGCGATGGCTGTTGGTGAACGTGGTGGTTTTAACCGTCCGTTTGAAGAACATCTGTTTAAGGTTGATTTTATTCCATTTCCGCAGAATGGAAAAGAAGCAGAAACCATTGTAACATTTAAGGCTCTCCTGAAAGAGGGAGATACAGCTGCATTTATTTTTGAACCACTGGTGCAGGGCTCTGCAGGCATGCGCATGTACCAGCCTGAGGTGCTCGATAAACTCATGGCGCTTGCTCATGCGGCAGGGGTATTGTGTATTGCAGATGAGGTAATGACTGGTTTTGGCCGCACAGGCAAGCTTTTTGCCTGCCATTACCTGCAGGAGGCCCCTGACCTGATCTGTATGAGCAAAGGTATTACGGGTGGCTTTATGCCCCTGGGTGTAACGGCCTGTACCGAAGCCGTAGCCAGTGTATTCCGGGAAGCCGATCCTGGTAAAACTTTTTATCACGGGCACTCTTATACGGCAAACCCGCTGGCATGCGCGGCAGCCCTTGCCAGCCTGGAGCTGATACTGGCAGAGGCTTGTACAGCACAACTCCGGATGATTGCAGAGCAGCACCGGCTTTTTGCTGAAAAGGCAGGAAACCATGTTGCTGTGAAGGAGATACGCTACAGGGGAACCCTCTTGGCAATTGAGCTGAAAACAGCAGAGGGCACTTCCTATCACAATTCCAGGCGAAACAGACTTTACCAGTATTTTTTAGAGAAAGATATACTGCTGCGGCCACTGGGAAACGTGCTTTACCTCATGCCACCTTACGTTATCAGTAAGGATGAATTACACTGTGTGTATAGTGCAATAGAAGAGCTGCTGGCTGTTTGGTTAGAGTGGTAG
- a CDS encoding hypothetical protein (COG0508 Pyruvate/2-oxoglutarate dehydrogenase complex, dihydrolipoamide acyltransferase (E2) component, and related enzymes) produces the protein MARVEMVMPKMGESIMEGTILSWLKKEGDPIEQDESVLEVATDKVDTEVPATHGGVLEKILAKEGEVVQVGSPIAIINTNGTASADASPAAVTATPVASTAPEQTASPTPSVANTENQIPSGERFYSPLVLNIARQEGIPMQELENLPGTGKEGRVTKKDILAFVEQREAQPQASAQAAAPQQQPAQAGSVTAAQAPAAPKVSISIGANDEIIEMDRMRRMIAERMVDSKRISPHVTSFVEADVTNIVIWRNRMKNEFKKRDAGNLTFTPIFIEAVVRAIKDYPMINVSVDGTNIIKRRDINIGLAVALPSGNLIVPVIHQADQLNLLGLSNKVNDLAKRARDNKLKPDELAGGTFTVSNVGSFGNVMGTPIILQPQVAILALGAVQKKPAVLETEHGDVIAIRHKMFLSHSYDHRVVDGSLGGMFVRRVADYLERFDINRPI, from the coding sequence ATGGCAAGAGTAGAAATGGTGATGCCCAAGATGGGCGAAAGCATCATGGAAGGCACCATCCTCTCCTGGTTAAAAAAGGAAGGAGATCCTATCGAGCAGGACGAATCTGTACTGGAGGTAGCAACCGATAAGGTAGACACTGAAGTACCTGCCACACACGGTGGTGTACTTGAAAAAATTCTGGCTAAAGAGGGCGAAGTCGTACAGGTGGGCTCTCCTATTGCCATTATCAATACCAATGGTACAGCCAGTGCAGATGCTTCTCCTGCAGCAGTTACAGCGACACCTGTAGCGTCAACAGCTCCTGAACAGACCGCCAGCCCCACCCCGTCTGTAGCTAATACTGAAAACCAGATACCCTCCGGCGAACGTTTTTATTCTCCACTTGTACTCAATATAGCAAGGCAGGAAGGCATACCCATGCAGGAGCTGGAAAACCTGCCTGGCACAGGCAAAGAAGGCCGTGTTACTAAAAAAGATATCCTTGCTTTTGTAGAACAGCGGGAGGCACAGCCTCAGGCATCGGCACAGGCTGCTGCCCCACAGCAGCAACCGGCACAGGCAGGCTCTGTTACCGCTGCACAGGCTCCGGCAGCACCAAAAGTTTCTATCTCTATCGGTGCCAACGATGAGATTATTGAAATGGACCGCATGCGCCGCATGATTGCTGAGCGCATGGTTGATTCCAAGCGCATTTCGCCACACGTTACTTCTTTTGTGGAAGCCGATGTTACCAACATAGTGATCTGGCGGAACCGCATGAAGAATGAGTTCAAGAAGCGCGATGCCGGCAACCTTACATTCACCCCTATCTTTATCGAAGCAGTAGTGCGGGCAATCAAGGATTACCCTATGATCAATGTTTCGGTAGATGGCACCAACATCATCAAGCGCAGAGACATCAACATAGGCCTGGCCGTAGCCCTGCCTAGCGGCAACCTGATTGTACCGGTAATCCACCAGGCCGACCAGCTGAACCTGCTGGGTTTATCGAATAAAGTGAACGATCTTGCTAAAAGAGCACGTGATAATAAGCTCAAGCCGGATGAGCTTGCCGGCGGTACCTTTACTGTTTCTAATGTAGGTTCTTTTGGCAACGTTATGGGAACTCCTATAATTCTGCAGCCACAGGTAGCCATTCTGGCCCTGGGCGCTGTTCAGAAAAAGCCGGCAGTACTGGAAACTGAACATGGCGATGTAATTGCCATCAGGCATAAAATGTTCCTCTCCCACTCTTATGATCATCGCGTGGTAGATGGATCTCTGGGTGGTATGTTTGTACGCAGGGTTGCCGATTACCTGGAACGATTTGATATCAATCGCCCTATATAA